In one Mucilaginibacter ginsenosidivorax genomic region, the following are encoded:
- a CDS encoding S8 family peptidase, with protein sequence MAKKLLPIIFFIVCFKYSWSQQTVGDKFIKDLYSAATKPALADSVNFYIVKINKRPFTPSANGRVIKRLSYNYYIVASNNPIPQNADFEIIAPANSLWKASDNLALASQKHPKSSSKIAVNITLSNITAIKEVEKYGRITGTYGNSVTTSIPINKLNELLQQPYVVFADNTRKAHAELAISDIDLGANTISTIQSIYPGINGQGINVSVKEDKYDNDLDLLGRTFASFPSSAITSGHATTMATLIGGNGNSFIKGLGAAPAVRFTSADFINLFPDSTAVFKAFDIGLQNHSYGTGIENYYGAESVAYDEQVWANDSIVHVFSSGNVGLNAPATGVYNGLTGVANLSGDFKQAKNVLVIGGTGRTNLPEDLSSGGPAYDGRVKPELVADGEDGTSGAAALASGTVALLQQAYKLKHGSLPPAALIKAILINSADDIGNTYVDFKTGYGKLNALEAMRTLQDNRFNSGTVGNAAQSDFSVDVPTGTKELKVSIAWTDPAATLNAPTALVNDLDLSVSGPDGKIILPWTLSSFPSLDSLHKPAQRQIDTINNTEQVAIANPAAGIYTIQVKGRKVPLGPQKFYMAYQAIQANKFEWIYPVAASQLFAAGDNYLRWQSSFDTATGRLSISYDHGVTWNAVNNVTLKNNYYNWQAPDVFSTAMLKMDIGNNSFLSAEFNISAPVALSVGYNCAQGTLLHWSPQQGSTGYVVYTIKDDVLQKLRTVTDTTVIIPAGQQTSRYFAVSATGNGFEGLKSYTIDVTTQGVGCYVKTLLANVTGNKVLLDLFLGSTVNLKSITWEKMTGPASFTSIGTSPVVANQLGYQFTDAAPKQVQYYRAKLTTTDNQLIYTDTVKAVVLQNKQFAVYPNPVDKQFTVLSGDINNYDFKLYDAGGKLSITQTLNNLQNTVPVNLNPGIYMYVISLAGHVVYNGKLIKL encoded by the coding sequence ATGGCTAAAAAGTTACTGCCTATTATTTTTTTTATTGTTTGTTTTAAATATTCCTGGTCGCAGCAAACCGTGGGCGACAAATTTATTAAAGACCTTTATTCGGCAGCAACTAAACCAGCATTAGCCGACTCTGTTAATTTTTATATCGTTAAGATCAATAAACGGCCATTTACGCCTTCTGCGAATGGACGCGTTATAAAAAGACTTTCATACAATTATTATATTGTAGCATCAAACAACCCCATCCCGCAGAATGCCGATTTTGAAATAATAGCGCCTGCAAATTCCCTGTGGAAGGCATCAGATAACCTTGCTCTGGCCAGCCAAAAGCATCCCAAAAGCAGCAGCAAGATTGCTGTTAACATTACACTGAGCAATATAACGGCCATCAAGGAGGTAGAAAAGTATGGCAGGATAACCGGCACATATGGCAATAGCGTAACAACCAGTATCCCCATTAACAAGCTAAACGAATTATTACAGCAGCCCTATGTTGTTTTTGCAGATAATACCCGCAAGGCGCACGCCGAACTGGCAATCAGCGACATTGACCTGGGCGCAAATACCATTAGCACAATACAAAGCATTTACCCCGGTATTAACGGCCAAGGCATTAATGTAAGTGTTAAAGAAGATAAATATGATAATGACCTTGATCTGCTCGGTCGTACTTTTGCATCTTTCCCGTCATCGGCCATAACTTCCGGGCATGCTACTACCATGGCCACGCTTATTGGCGGTAATGGCAATTCATTCATAAAAGGGCTTGGCGCTGCACCTGCGGTGCGTTTTACCTCTGCCGATTTCATCAACCTGTTTCCCGATAGTACAGCTGTTTTTAAAGCCTTTGATATTGGTTTGCAAAATCACTCGTATGGCACGGGAATTGAAAATTATTACGGTGCCGAGTCTGTTGCATATGATGAGCAGGTATGGGCAAATGACAGCATTGTACACGTGTTTTCGTCGGGCAATGTTGGGCTCAACGCGCCGGCTACGGGCGTTTATAATGGTTTAACAGGCGTAGCCAATTTATCGGGCGATTTTAAACAGGCTAAAAATGTACTGGTAATTGGTGGTACCGGGCGCACAAACCTTCCCGAAGATTTAAGCTCTGGCGGGCCGGCCTATGATGGCCGTGTAAAGCCCGAGCTGGTAGCCGATGGCGAAGACGGAACATCCGGCGCAGCGGCGCTTGCGTCGGGAACTGTAGCCCTGCTGCAGCAAGCTTATAAACTAAAGCACGGGAGCTTACCTCCGGCTGCTTTAATTAAAGCGATACTGATTAACTCGGCCGATGATATAGGCAATACTTATGTCGATTTTAAAACCGGCTACGGCAAACTAAACGCTCTGGAAGCCATGCGTACCCTACAGGATAACCGGTTTAACAGCGGCACAGTTGGTAATGCGGCCCAAAGCGATTTTTCGGTAGATGTACCCACGGGCACAAAAGAATTAAAAGTATCCATAGCCTGGACAGATCCTGCCGCCACGCTAAATGCACCCACCGCGCTGGTTAACGACCTGGATCTGTCAGTTTCCGGCCCCGATGGAAAAATTATTTTGCCCTGGACGTTAAGCAGCTTCCCCTCGCTCGATTCGCTACATAAGCCGGCGCAAAGGCAGATAGATACCATAAATAATACCGAGCAGGTTGCTATTGCAAACCCCGCAGCTGGTATTTACACTATACAAGTAAAAGGTCGCAAAGTGCCGTTGGGTCCGCAAAAGTTTTATATGGCTTACCAGGCCATCCAGGCAAATAAATTCGAGTGGATTTATCCGGTTGCTGCAAGCCAGCTTTTTGCTGCCGGCGATAATTACCTGCGCTGGCAAAGCTCCTTTGATACGGCAACGGGCAGGCTAAGCATCAGCTATGATCACGGAGTTACCTGGAATGCTGTTAATAACGTAACACTGAAAAATAATTATTATAACTGGCAGGCCCCGGATGTATTCAGTACGGCCATGCTTAAAATGGATATCGGTAACAACTCGTTTTTAAGTGCCGAATTCAACATCTCGGCCCCTGTAGCGCTAAGTGTTGGTTATAACTGTGCACAAGGTACGTTGTTGCATTGGTCGCCGCAGCAGGGCAGCACAGGTTACGTGGTTTACACTATAAAAGATGATGTTTTGCAAAAGCTACGTACCGTAACAGATACAACGGTTATTATCCCCGCAGGGCAACAAACCTCCAGGTATTTTGCTGTAAGCGCAACCGGCAATGGTTTTGAAGGGTTAAAAAGCTACACCATTGATGTTACCACGCAAGGCGTTGGCTGCTATGTGAAAACATTACTGGCAAACGTTACAGGCAATAAAGTTTTGTTAGATCTTTTCCTGGGCAGCACCGTAAACCTAAAATCCATTACCTGGGAAAAAATGACCGGCCCGGCTTCCTTTACATCAATCGGCACCTCGCCGGTAGTGGCAAACCAGCTCGGTTACCAGTTTACAGATGCCGCGCCCAAACAGGTACAATATTACCGGGCCAAACTAACCACCACCGATAACCAGCTTATTTATACCGATACCGTAAAAGCCGTTGTGCTGCAAAACAAACAATTTGCCGTTTACCCAAACCCGGTTGACAAACAATTCACCGTTTTAAGCGGCGACATCAATAATTACGATTTCAAATTATACGATGCCGGCGGCAAACTCAGCATAACCCAAACGCTTAATAACCTGCAAAATACCGTACCTGTAAACCTTAACCCAGGCATTTACATGTATGTAATTTCTTTAGCCGGGCATGTGGTGTATAACGGTAAGCTGATAAAACTGTAG
- a CDS encoding metallophosphoesterase family protein, which produces MIISPKYTTPVFKKDQPDDTYKFLPPPPPSGKYPYHLNVNDILPGIGDNRMIFHVVGDTGGFRDPDFQKRVPDAMASQYQTSAAANKPSFLYQLGDVVYSHGEEKYYKSQFFDPYNNYPGPIFAIAGNHDSDINPNADKPYQSLDAFAAVFCDTHQRAIPFAGDSPRKSMVQPNIYWTLDTPLATIIGLHSNVPKYGVITPEQRDWFLQELKSSAQNHPEKALLVSIHHAPYSADVNHGSSSPMIEFLEGAFTETNVWPDMVFSGHVHNYQRISKRYPNSITVPYIVAGAGGFDELHPVAHTDDERFSAESEVLNGAKLEYSCDTRHGFVRVTLERTNSGLILCAEYYTIQDKEAILVDAYNKLVPGR; this is translated from the coding sequence ATGATAATATCCCCTAAATATACCACCCCCGTTTTTAAAAAAGATCAGCCCGACGATACCTATAAGTTTTTGCCGCCTCCGCCACCGTCGGGAAAGTACCCATACCATTTAAATGTTAACGACATATTGCCCGGCATAGGCGATAACCGCATGATATTTCATGTAGTGGGCGATACCGGCGGCTTTCGCGATCCTGATTTTCAGAAAAGGGTGCCCGATGCCATGGCTTCGCAGTATCAAACTTCGGCGGCGGCAAACAAGCCTTCGTTCCTGTATCAACTGGGCGATGTAGTGTATAGCCATGGCGAAGAAAAATATTACAAGAGCCAGTTTTTTGATCCCTATAACAATTACCCCGGCCCCATATTCGCCATAGCCGGCAATCACGACAGCGACATAAACCCCAATGCCGATAAGCCATACCAAAGTTTGGATGCTTTTGCTGCTGTTTTTTGCGATACGCACCAACGGGCAATACCATTTGCCGGCGACAGTCCGCGGAAAAGCATGGTTCAGCCCAATATTTACTGGACGTTGGATACCCCGTTGGCAACCATAATTGGGTTGCACAGTAACGTGCCCAAATATGGCGTAATAACGCCCGAGCAGCGGGATTGGTTCCTGCAGGAATTAAAGTCATCGGCACAAAACCATCCGGAAAAGGCATTGTTGGTTAGCATTCATCATGCGCCGTACTCGGCAGATGTTAACCACGGTTCCAGCTCGCCCATGATCGAATTCCTGGAGGGCGCATTTACCGAAACCAATGTTTGGCCCGATATGGTTTTTAGCGGGCACGTACATAATTACCAGCGTATCAGCAAGCGTTATCCTAATAGTATTACCGTGCCATACATTGTAGCCGGCGCAGGTGGCTTTGACGAGCTGCACCCCGTAGCCCATACCGATGACGAACGTTTTAGCGCCGAAAGCGAAGTTCTGAATGGTGCCAAACTGGAGTATTCATGCGATACCCGGCATGGCTTTGTTAGGGTAACATTGGAGCGCACTAACAGTGGGTTAATCCTGTGTGCGGAATATTATACGATACAGGATAAAGAGGCAATTCTTGTAGATGCCTATAATAAGCTGGTGCCGGGGAGGTAA
- a CDS encoding universal stress protein has protein sequence MKQILVASDFSKSAANAMAYAMELAVVLNRDVCVIHAIHPTEGINNSTYNAIFIEDYYNNKREALKEWAAEFTRQQVYASVKVSTLCDVGFLKTVITRYVDKNPVELLVMGITGATGIAGIVGSNASMMVSRVKTPTLIIPLESKFSRVPVITLATDFETRLSAEDVNALNEMVQAFASAKMQVLYVADKPDDKHIKTGEAKLSSLIKNAELDFNYINNSSAINGIVDFVQTHETDILCLVKHHHNIVYRLFTRSTVNQVMNKSVKAILVLHE, from the coding sequence ATGAAACAGATTCTTGTTGCTTCCGATTTTTCAAAAAGCGCTGCCAACGCAATGGCTTACGCAATGGAGCTGGCCGTTGTTTTAAACAGGGATGTTTGCGTTATACATGCCATACACCCTACCGAAGGCATTAACAACAGCACTTACAACGCTATTTTTATTGAAGATTACTATAACAACAAAAGGGAGGCTTTAAAGGAGTGGGCCGCCGAATTTACCCGGCAGCAGGTTTATGCTTCGGTTAAGGTAAGCACGCTTTGTGATGTTGGTTTTTTGAAAACTGTGATAACCCGTTATGTTGATAAAAACCCTGTAGAGCTTTTGGTGATGGGTATAACCGGTGCAACAGGTATTGCGGGTATTGTGGGCAGCAACGCAAGCATGATGGTAAGCAGGGTGAAAACGCCTACCTTAATTATCCCGCTGGAAAGTAAGTTCTCCAGGGTGCCGGTGATTACGCTGGCCACAGATTTTGAAACCCGCCTGTCTGCCGAAGATGTAAACGCTTTAAACGAGATGGTACAGGCATTTGCGTCCGCTAAAATGCAGGTGCTTTATGTAGCCGATAAGCCTGACGATAAACATATCAAGACAGGGGAGGCCAAATTAAGCAGCTTAATAAAAAACGCCGAACTTGATTTTAACTATATTAACAACAGCAGCGCCATAAACGGCATTGTTGATTTTGTGCAAACGCACGAAACCGATATCCTTTGCCTGGTTAAACATCATCATAACATTGTTTACCGGTTATTTACCCGGAGTACGGTAAACCAGGTGATGAACAAATCAGTAAAAGCTATCCTGGTGCTACACGAATAG
- a CDS encoding inorganic phosphate transporter → MHISILAATLPFIGQVNLSGYLLVVFIVCILAVIGFEFVNGFHDTANAVATVIYTRALKPVYAIPWSGLWNFLGVFLGGVTVAMGILKLVPLDALMTLPVSVGACLVLSVLLASIIWNLGTWYLGIPCSSSHTMIGAMIGAGLAFTWYYHGPGVNWGKAEEIGMSLILSPIIGFGAAALLMLFLKHVTKSHALFHIPTGENDRPPILIRLLLITTCTLVSFFHGSNDGQKGVGLFMLILIAFLPARFAVNHHIGNDKVLAAFNQASIVITKNTTTSNAPKGEFIKLAAIIAQAKASLAEKNETDVAKTYNYRKQVEGTVKAIRMVLKDNAIKLAANDRGALTTAADELEHVTDFAPVWVIAIISISLGLGTMIGWKRIVVTIGEKIGNEHLSYAQGASSEIVAASTIGLSTAFGLPVSTTHVLSSGIAGAMVASGGKGNLNNKTIKNIAMAWVLTLPVAIILASLLFMFFHLFI, encoded by the coding sequence ATGCATATTTCAATACTTGCAGCCACACTTCCTTTTATTGGCCAGGTTAATTTAAGCGGTTATTTACTGGTTGTTTTTATCGTCTGCATCCTGGCTGTTATTGGTTTCGAGTTTGTGAATGGCTTTCATGATACAGCAAACGCGGTAGCAACTGTAATATACACCAGGGCCTTAAAGCCTGTATATGCAATCCCATGGTCGGGCTTATGGAATTTTTTAGGCGTGTTTTTGGGCGGTGTAACGGTAGCCATGGGTATTTTAAAACTGGTGCCGCTTGATGCCCTGATGACTTTGCCCGTAAGCGTAGGCGCCTGCCTGGTGCTATCGGTATTGCTTGCTTCCATCATCTGGAACCTGGGTACCTGGTACCTGGGTATTCCCTGCTCCAGCTCACATACCATGATTGGCGCTATGATTGGCGCCGGTTTGGCTTTTACCTGGTACTATCACGGCCCGGGCGTAAATTGGGGTAAAGCCGAAGAGATAGGCATGTCGCTTATTTTATCGCCCATAATTGGTTTTGGCGCTGCGGCCCTGCTCATGTTGTTTTTAAAGCATGTAACCAAATCACATGCCCTGTTCCATATCCCAACCGGCGAAAATGACAGGCCGCCAATTCTGATCAGGCTTTTACTTATTACTACCTGTACCCTGGTTAGCTTTTTTCACGGCAGTAATGATGGGCAAAAGGGTGTTGGCTTATTTATGCTTATCCTGATAGCCTTTTTACCAGCCCGGTTTGCTGTTAATCATCATATTGGTAATGATAAAGTTTTGGCGGCATTTAACCAGGCCAGCATCGTGATAACTAAAAACACCACAACAAGCAATGCACCCAAAGGTGAGTTTATCAAACTGGCAGCTATAATTGCCCAGGCAAAAGCTTCGCTGGCCGAAAAAAATGAAACCGATGTTGCCAAAACTTATAATTACCGTAAACAGGTAGAGGGAACTGTAAAAGCAATCAGGATGGTGCTTAAAGATAATGCGATAAAATTAGCGGCAAATGACCGCGGAGCGCTTACCACGGCTGCGGATGAGCTGGAGCATGTTACAGATTTTGCGCCGGTGTGGGTAATCGCTATAATTTCAATATCGCTTGGATTGGGTACCATGATTGGCTGGAAGAGGATTGTGGTTACCATTGGCGAAAAAATTGGCAACGAACATTTAAGCTATGCGCAAGGTGCCTCATCCGAAATTGTTGCCGCATCAACCATTGGCCTTAGTACTGCATTTGGTTTGCCGGTGAGTACTACACATGTGCTGTCAAGCGGCATTGCCGGCGCTATGGTTGCTTCAGGCGGTAAAGGCAATCTCAATAATAAAACAATAAAAAATATTGCGATGGCCTGGGTGCTTACTTTACCGGTAGCAATAATTTTAGCATCTTTATTATTCATGTTTTTCCATTTGTTTATTTAA
- a CDS encoding Kelch repeat-containing protein — MTKASRILLLHPWVYRILVFAAALGSCLKLQAQGLQFNSNDSLMEKRTSYSVFKQENPQFNDELTIAFQLALWDNSHLGYVLNLADGKNNSYSLSYIYLNGTPYLNFNIDSKSNKITIPLSAARLSKRTWTAIKIKLDLLGDKATVWVNGKPYGASGFGFAGSISPAITFGKNSRYSDVPNMAIRNLEVGDAAQRYSFPLDEWEGQNVHSSNGDGIGFVENPVWLINESYFWKPLLSKSFNEVVGLNFNQQKQSMVLFGSNSVTQYNVRNDEESSNPYQNALPMPLLLGKSIINPKQNKLYAYEVNNARGRLSGMASLDLKDLNWEVKGNAALPSQRHHHNVFYDKDYHDLYLFGGYGSFRYYNDFFKFDTLKQVWQPVVFTGDHIDPRFFSACSAADANNNVYIFGGIGNQSGSQVVGGMHFYDLYRVNLTNHTIKKLWEIKPKEEAFVPANNIILSKDGKYFYVLCYPHERPKTSLKLYKYAIQDGSYEVVSGEIPVTSERIETDVNLFFNSDANEFYCTTQEFTSPVKSGIKIYSLAFPPVSYAAYLKSKQAKSTTTGLYSYVAGLAAVLLVAGVAFIYLKRKKAKPVQETADLTQDESALEIMGNKVNAVYLLGAFTVYDKNGKDITYLFSPKIKQLFILILLNSRDKNGVTSRRISTTLWADKDVAKTKNIRGVTLNHLRSILADLEGIELAYVNDTYSFTVSDAFFCDYFVVQASLNNGQGAAALEVPHFDLIARGGLLPAMPDVWLDDFKEEYEEALMPALQPVIKNTYDEGHFKKALEISRLILNIDPFSDAGINYKLKAIRRTRGIEHARRTYDDFIAEYKRSLGIDYPIPFDKICGK; from the coding sequence ATGACAAAAGCGAGCCGGATTTTATTACTGCATCCCTGGGTATATAGGATTTTGGTTTTTGCTGCCGCCCTTGGCTCATGCTTAAAATTACAGGCACAGGGCTTGCAGTTCAACTCGAACGACAGTTTAATGGAAAAACGGACGTCCTATTCCGTTTTTAAACAGGAAAACCCCCAATTTAATGATGAACTAACCATCGCCTTCCAACTGGCTTTGTGGGATAATTCGCACCTGGGCTATGTTTTAAACCTTGCCGACGGTAAAAACAACTCCTATAGCCTCAGTTATATTTATTTAAACGGTACCCCTTACTTAAATTTCAACATCGATAGTAAGAGCAATAAGATCACTATCCCGCTAAGTGCCGCCCGGCTATCAAAAAGAACATGGACAGCCATCAAAATCAAGCTGGACTTGCTTGGGGATAAAGCAACAGTGTGGGTTAACGGTAAACCGTATGGCGCTTCGGGCTTTGGTTTCGCCGGCAGCATCAGCCCGGCTATTACTTTTGGCAAAAACTCCCGTTACTCCGATGTGCCCAATATGGCCATCCGCAACCTGGAAGTTGGCGATGCCGCTCAGCGTTATTCGTTCCCTTTAGATGAGTGGGAAGGCCAAAACGTGCACAGCAGCAATGGCGACGGGATTGGCTTTGTGGAAAACCCGGTTTGGCTTATTAATGAATCATACTTCTGGAAGCCACTGTTGTCAAAAAGCTTTAACGAGGTTGTGGGCCTAAACTTTAATCAGCAAAAACAAAGCATGGTGCTGTTTGGCAGCAACTCGGTAACGCAATATAATGTCAGGAATGATGAGGAATCATCTAACCCCTATCAAAACGCCTTGCCTATGCCCTTGTTACTGGGCAAAAGCATTATCAATCCCAAACAGAATAAGTTGTATGCGTATGAGGTAAACAATGCGCGGGGTAGGTTGTCGGGTATGGCATCACTTGATCTGAAAGACCTAAATTGGGAGGTTAAAGGGAACGCTGCCTTGCCATCGCAACGGCATCACCACAACGTGTTTTACGATAAAGATTACCATGATCTTTATTTATTTGGCGGCTATGGTTCGTTCAGGTACTATAATGATTTTTTTAAATTTGATACCCTAAAACAGGTTTGGCAGCCGGTGGTTTTTACCGGCGACCATATCGATCCGCGGTTTTTTTCGGCCTGCAGCGCTGCCGACGCGAATAATAACGTGTATATATTCGGCGGCATCGGCAATCAATCGGGCAGCCAGGTTGTAGGTGGTATGCATTTTTATGATTTGTACCGGGTTAACCTAACCAACCATACCATAAAAAAACTTTGGGAGATTAAGCCTAAGGAAGAAGCTTTTGTACCGGCCAATAACATTATCCTGTCAAAAGATGGGAAATATTTTTATGTGTTGTGTTACCCCCACGAGCGGCCTAAAACCAGCTTGAAGCTGTATAAATATGCTATTCAAGATGGATCATACGAGGTTGTAAGCGGCGAGATCCCGGTAACATCCGAGCGGATTGAAACCGATGTTAACCTGTTTTTTAATAGCGACGCTAACGAATTTTATTGCACCACGCAGGAGTTTACTTCGCCTGTAAAATCGGGTATCAAAATTTATTCGCTGGCATTTCCCCCGGTAAGCTATGCCGCTTATTTAAAATCGAAACAGGCTAAAAGCACAACAACCGGTTTGTATAGCTACGTTGCCGGGCTGGCGGCGGTACTGCTTGTGGCCGGTGTAGCATTCATCTACCTGAAAAGAAAAAAAGCCAAACCGGTGCAGGAAACTGCTGATTTAACCCAGGATGAAAGTGCCTTGGAAATTATGGGCAACAAGGTTAATGCGGTTTATTTGTTGGGCGCATTTACGGTTTATGATAAAAACGGCAAGGATATTACCTACCTGTTTAGCCCTAAAATTAAACAGCTATTTATTTTGATTTTACTGAACAGCCGCGATAAAAACGGTGTAACCTCCAGGCGTATTTCTACCACCCTTTGGGCCGATAAAGATGTAGCCAAAACAAAAAACATCAGGGGCGTTACCTTAAATCACCTGAGAAGTATTCTTGCTGATTTGGAAGGGATTGAGCTGGCTTACGTCAACGATACGTATAGCTTTACTGTTTCGGACGCCTTTTTTTGTGATTATTTTGTAGTGCAAGCCAGCCTTAACAACGGGCAGGGGGCAGCTGCATTGGAGGTCCCTCATTTTGATTTGATTGCACGTGGCGGCCTGCTGCCGGCTATGCCCGATGTTTGGCTGGATGATTTTAAAGAGGAATACGAAGAAGCGTTAATGCCAGCTTTGCAGCCTGTAATAAAAAACACCTATGATGAGGGACACTTTAAAAAAGCGCTGGAGATAAGCCGGCTGATTTTAAATATCGACCCGTTTAGCGATGCCGGCATCAACTATAAACTGAAAGCCATCAGGCGCACCAGGGGTATTGAACACGCCCGCCGCACCTACGATGATTTTATAGCTGAATATAAAAGATCGTTGGGAATTGATTACCCTATCCCGTTTGATAAAATTTGCGGTAAATAG
- a CDS encoding GH92 family glycosyl hydrolase, with protein MKKLLLLALACLPAATIAQQSARVTDPVELINPLMGTASKPSLSNGNTYPAIALPWGMNFWTPQTGRMGDGWQYTYDADKILGFKQTHQPSPWMNDYGMFSIFPETGKLKLNEKERASWFSHKAEIVKPYYYSVYLADYDVTTEITPTERAASFRFTFPKSDSSHIVIDAFDKGSYIKIIPGEQKIVGYSTKNSGAVPANFKNYFVIYVDKPFALASAWHDWKKDDGQLEYTGDHAGAVITLKTTNGEQVHLKVASSFVSIEQAELNLKRELADDKFEVTCQKAKDTWNKTLSRLNVEGGTVEQTKTFYSSLYRMLFFPNKMYEIDAKGEKIHYSPFNGKVMSGYLFAGTGFWDTFRALYPFLNLVYPSINKEMQEGLINDYKEGGWLPEWSSPGYADCMIGNNSASVVAEAYLKGMRGYDIETLYQALKHGANNEGPNATGRRGVQYYNTLGYVPYNVKINENAARTLEYAYDDFAIYQLGKALGKPKSEIEIYKKRSQNYRNIFDPQTKLMRGKNQDGTFETPFNPFKWGDAFTEGNSWHYSWGVFHDIQGLINLMGGKQQFAAKLDSVFSMPPTFDDSYYGGVIHEIREMQIANMGQYAHGNQPIQHMIYLYNHAGQPWKTQYWARETMNKLYKATPDGYCGDEDNGQTSAWYIFSAMGFYPVTPASDQYVLGAPLFKKVTINLENGKTVTITAPNNSAANKYVNSLTIDGKPYTNNWVSHKGLLSGAELNFDMIATPNKERGTKDADVPFSMSNEK; from the coding sequence ATGAAAAAACTACTTTTACTGGCACTGGCCTGTTTACCGGCAGCTACAATTGCCCAGCAAAGCGCCAGGGTAACAGACCCTGTTGAATTGATTAACCCGCTGATGGGTACAGCATCCAAACCGTCCTTATCAAACGGAAATACATACCCGGCCATTGCCCTGCCATGGGGCATGAACTTCTGGACACCGCAAACCGGTAGAATGGGCGATGGGTGGCAATACACTTATGATGCCGATAAGATCCTCGGTTTTAAGCAAACCCACCAGCCATCACCATGGATGAACGATTATGGTATGTTTTCCATTTTCCCGGAAACCGGCAAGCTAAAGCTGAACGAGAAAGAGCGGGCCAGCTGGTTTTCGCACAAGGCCGAAATTGTTAAACCCTACTACTACAGCGTTTACCTGGCCGATTATGATGTAACCACCGAAATTACACCAACCGAACGTGCCGCAAGCTTCCGCTTTACCTTCCCCAAAAGCGATAGCTCGCATATTGTAATTGATGCTTTTGACAAAGGATCATACATAAAAATTATTCCCGGTGAGCAAAAGATTGTAGGTTACAGCACCAAAAACAGCGGCGCTGTACCGGCCAACTTCAAAAACTACTTTGTTATTTATGTAGATAAACCTTTCGCGCTGGCATCGGCATGGCACGATTGGAAAAAGGACGACGGCCAGCTGGAATACACTGGCGACCACGCGGGCGCGGTGATTACCCTGAAAACCACCAACGGCGAGCAGGTACATTTAAAAGTAGCCTCGTCATTTGTAAGTATTGAACAGGCCGAGCTTAATTTAAAGCGCGAACTGGCCGATGATAAATTTGAAGTTACCTGCCAGAAAGCCAAAGACACCTGGAATAAAACCCTGAGCAGGCTGAATGTAGAGGGCGGCACTGTAGAGCAAACCAAAACATTTTACAGCAGCTTGTACCGGATGCTTTTCTTCCCTAACAAGATGTACGAGATAGATGCCAAAGGCGAGAAAATTCACTACAGCCCTTTCAATGGTAAGGTGATGTCCGGTTATTTATTTGCCGGTACAGGCTTTTGGGATACATTCAGGGCCTTGTACCCGTTCCTGAACCTGGTTTACCCGTCTATCAATAAAGAGATGCAGGAAGGCCTGATAAATGATTATAAAGAAGGCGGCTGGCTGCCCGAATGGTCGAGCCCGGGCTATGCCGATTGTATGATTGGTAATAACTCGGCCTCGGTAGTAGCCGAAGCTTACCTGAAGGGTATGCGCGGTTATGATATTGAAACATTGTACCAGGCACTTAAACACGGCGCTAACAACGAGGGGCCAAATGCAACCGGCCGTAGGGGAGTGCAATATTACAATACCCTTGGCTATGTGCCCTACAACGTTAAAATAAATGAGAATGCCGCCCGTACCTTAGAGTATGCTTATGATGATTTTGCCATTTACCAATTAGGGAAAGCTTTAGGCAAACCAAAATCAGAAATTGAGATTTATAAAAAACGCAGCCAGAATTACCGTAACATTTTTGATCCGCAAACTAAACTGATGCGCGGTAAAAACCAGGATGGCACTTTTGAAACGCCATTCAATCCGTTTAAATGGGGCGACGCCTTTACCGAAGGCAACAGCTGGCACTATAGCTGGGGCGTTTTTCATGACATACAGGGCCTGATAAACCTGATGGGTGGCAAACAACAATTTGCAGCCAAACTCGATTCAGTATTCAGCATGCCGCCCACGTTTGACGATAGCTATTATGGTGGCGTTATTCACGAGATCCGCGAGATGCAGATAGCCAACATGGGGCAGTACGCGCATGGCAACCAGCCCATACAACACATGATTTACCTGTACAACCACGCCGGCCAGCCATGGAAAACCCAATACTGGGCCCGCGAAACCATGAATAAACTGTACAAAGCTACCCCCGATGGTTATTGCGGCGATGAAGACAACGGGCAAACATCGGCCTGGTATATTTTCTCGGCCATGGGTTTTTACCCTGTAACGCCGGCCAGCGATCAATACGTGTTAGGAGCGCCCTTGTTTAAAAAGGTAACCATTAATTTAGAGAATGGTAAAACGGTTACCATTACCGCGCCCAACAACAGTGCTGCCAACAAATATGTAAACAGCCTGACTATTGATGGCAAGCCCTACACCAACAACTGGGTGAGCCATAAAGGCCTTTTAAGCGGTGCCGAATTGAATTTTGATATGATTGCCACCCCCAATAAAGAGCGTGGCACAAAAGACGCCGACGTGCCTTTTTCGATGAGCAACGAAAAATAA